One part of the Bradyrhizobium sp. CB1650 genome encodes these proteins:
- a CDS encoding SDR family NAD(P)-dependent oxidoreductase yields the protein MSGLPHSPHALVTGGGRGIGRAIAATLAGAGATVTVLGRNMATLDAVVGAGAAHFAAVADVSDEAALKSAIAEASARQPIDILIANAGSAESAPFLKSDSALFARMMDVNFMGVVHAIRGVLPGMKDRPYGRIVAIASTAGLRGYGYVSAYSAAKHAVIGLVRSLALEMAASNVTVNAVCPGFTDTDLVAGSIENIVKKTGRSREQAIAELARHNPQGRLITPQEVADAVLWLCGEGAGAITGQAIAVAGGEI from the coding sequence ATGTCCGGATTGCCGCATTCGCCGCACGCGCTCGTGACCGGTGGCGGTCGCGGCATTGGTCGTGCGATAGCCGCTACCCTCGCGGGCGCCGGCGCCACGGTGACCGTGCTGGGCCGCAATATGGCGACACTCGATGCGGTAGTCGGCGCAGGGGCGGCACATTTTGCAGCCGTGGCCGACGTCTCGGACGAAGCTGCGCTGAAATCTGCAATCGCCGAGGCGAGCGCAAGACAGCCGATCGATATTTTGATCGCCAACGCCGGCAGCGCCGAGTCGGCGCCGTTTTTGAAATCGGATAGCGCTCTTTTCGCGCGCATGATGGACGTCAATTTCATGGGCGTGGTTCATGCCATCCGGGGCGTCTTGCCCGGAATGAAGGACCGTCCCTATGGGCGTATTGTCGCCATTGCGTCAACGGCAGGGCTCAGGGGGTATGGCTATGTCAGCGCATACAGTGCTGCCAAACACGCCGTGATCGGACTTGTCCGGTCGCTCGCTCTCGAGATGGCTGCCAGCAACGTGACGGTGAATGCGGTGTGTCCCGGCTTCACCGACACCGACCTGGTCGCTGGTAGCATCGAAAACATCGTGAAGAAGACGGGTCGAAGCCGCGAGCAGGCCATCGCCGAGCTCGCGCGCCACAATCCGCAGGGACGGCTGATAACGCCGCAGGAGGTCGCGGACGCCGTGCTCTGGCTGTGCGGCGAGGGCGCGGGCGCGATCACCGGGCAGGCGATTGCCGTGGCCGGCGGCGAGATCTAG
- a CDS encoding CBS domain-containing protein yields MRAHQIMIRPVISVTPDTSIVEAANIMLQRHVSGLTVVDNAGKLVGIVSEGDFIRRSEIGTGRKRRGLLRFILGPGNSASDFVHEHGRKVSEVMTTSPVTITEDTALAEIVDLMERNKVRRLPVVRGDELVGIVSRANLLQAVASLAREVPDPTADDDHIRNRIIEAMEKHDWCPFGLNVIVRDGIVHLSGVITEERSRQATAVAAENVAGVKKVRDHLCWVDTMSGIYLNSPEDDGLAKAS; encoded by the coding sequence ATGCGCGCCCACCAGATCATGATCCGGCCTGTCATCTCGGTCACGCCCGACACCAGCATCGTCGAGGCAGCGAACATCATGCTGCAACGGCATGTCAGCGGGCTCACCGTGGTCGACAATGCGGGCAAGCTCGTCGGCATTGTATCGGAGGGGGATTTCATTCGCCGTAGCGAGATCGGCACCGGGCGCAAGCGGCGCGGCTTGCTGCGGTTCATCCTCGGCCCCGGAAACTCGGCCAGCGATTTCGTTCACGAGCACGGTCGCAAAGTTTCGGAGGTGATGACCACCTCGCCTGTGACCATCACCGAAGATACTGCACTCGCCGAAATCGTCGACCTCATGGAGCGGAACAAGGTCAGGCGCCTGCCGGTGGTCCGCGGCGATGAGCTCGTCGGCATCGTGTCTCGCGCCAACCTGTTGCAGGCGGTGGCAAGCCTCGCGCGCGAGGTGCCGGATCCGACGGCGGACGACGATCACATTCGCAACCGCATCATCGAGGCGATGGAGAAGCACGATTGGTGCCCGTTCGGCCTGAACGTCATCGTCCGCGACGGCATCGTTCATCTCAGCGGCGTCATCACCGAAGAGCGTTCCCGCCAGGCCACAGCGGTTGCAGCCGAGAACGTCGCAGGGGTGAAGAAGGTGCGCGACCATCTCTGCTGGGTCGACACAATGTCAGGCATCTACCTGAACTCGCCCGAGGACGATGGCCTCGCCAAGGCAAGCTGA
- a CDS encoding enoyl-CoA hydratase family protein has product MSRPANPVTVPLADYSPEHFLLTVVDGVATVTLNRPERKNPLTFESYRELTDFFRACAFDDAVKTIVVTGAGGNFSSGGDVFEIIGPLVKMDTRGLTAFTRMTGDLVKAMRACPQPIVAAVEGICAGAGAIIAMASDMRLAATGTKVAFLFNKVGLAGCDMGACAILPRIIGQSRASELLYTGRFMTAEEGERWGFFSRIVTPEKVLPQAQMLAKRVAEGPTFANTMTKRMLAMEWAMSVEEAIEAEAVAQALCMTTADFERAFEAFANKVKPVFRGD; this is encoded by the coding sequence ATGAGCAGACCAGCCAATCCCGTGACCGTGCCGCTCGCGGACTATTCGCCGGAGCACTTCCTGTTGACGGTGGTCGATGGTGTTGCGACGGTGACGCTCAATCGTCCCGAGCGGAAAAACCCGCTCACCTTCGAGAGCTATCGGGAACTCACCGATTTCTTCCGTGCCTGCGCATTCGACGACGCGGTCAAGACCATCGTCGTCACCGGTGCTGGCGGCAATTTCTCGTCCGGCGGGGACGTGTTCGAGATCATCGGCCCGCTGGTGAAGATGGACACCAGGGGGCTGACCGCCTTTACACGGATGACCGGCGATCTCGTCAAGGCGATGCGGGCGTGCCCGCAGCCGATCGTCGCCGCGGTCGAGGGCATCTGCGCCGGGGCCGGCGCGATCATCGCGATGGCGTCGGACATGCGGCTCGCGGCAACCGGGACCAAGGTGGCGTTCCTGTTCAACAAGGTCGGCCTTGCCGGCTGCGACATGGGCGCCTGTGCGATCCTGCCGCGGATCATCGGGCAGTCCCGCGCTTCCGAGCTGCTCTACACCGGCCGGTTTATGACCGCGGAGGAGGGCGAGCGCTGGGGCTTCTTCAGTCGCATCGTCACGCCCGAGAAGGTATTGCCGCAGGCACAGATGCTGGCCAAGCGGGTGGCCGAAGGTCCGACCTTCGCCAACACCATGACCAAGCGGATGCTGGCCATGGAATGGGCCATGTCGGTGGAGGAGGCGATCGAGGCGGAGGCCGTGGCGCAGGCTCTGTGCATGACCACGGCCGATTTCGAGCGCGCCTTTGAGGCCTTTGCCAACAAGGTCAAACCGGTCTTCAGGGGCGACTGA
- a CDS encoding benzoate-CoA ligase family protein, with protein sequence MANAAKVQVSGSCDSSAATAHVDPFARQHLPPRDLWPEFIFVRPELHYPPRLNCVVYFLDRWVEQGHGEAPCVISPIVSYSYRELQELVNRIANVLVDKLGLVTGGRVLLRSANNPMMVATYLAVIKAGGIVVATMPLLRAKELSYPIQKADIALALCDGKLSEEMEKAKAAAPGLERVVYWGNGAADSLEALIADASPEFRAVDTAADDICLIAFTSGTTGDPKGTMHFHRDMLAVCDGYARNILRAEQKDRFVGSAPLAFTFGFGGVLFPMHIGASFVVLEKTAPDDMLSAIEQYKTTVCFTAPTAYRAMLGKLAGRDISCLRKCVSAGETLPKPTFDAWLKATGIKLMDGIGSTELLHIFISATEEEIRPGATGKPVPGYEAKIVDDDGNDVPPGTMGRLAVRGPTGCRYLADERQRKYVQNGWNITGDTYLMDSDGYFWYQSRSDDMIVSAGYNIAGTDVEAALLTHPAVVECGVVGAPDEARGMIVKAYVVAAPGVAPDAQLAAELQEHVKREIAPYKYPRAIEFVTQLPKTETGKLKRFALRQLAQAATSGVAAE encoded by the coding sequence ATGGCCAACGCCGCCAAGGTTCAAGTGTCGGGCTCGTGTGACAGCAGTGCTGCGACGGCTCACGTCGATCCATTTGCCCGGCAACATCTGCCGCCGCGTGATCTCTGGCCCGAATTCATCTTCGTGCGGCCGGAGCTGCACTATCCGCCACGATTGAACTGTGTCGTCTATTTTCTCGATCGCTGGGTCGAGCAGGGGCATGGCGAGGCGCCGTGCGTCATCAGCCCTATCGTCAGCTATAGCTACCGTGAGCTCCAGGAGCTCGTGAACCGCATCGCCAATGTCCTGGTGGACAAGCTTGGTCTGGTGACGGGCGGGCGCGTGCTGCTGCGCTCGGCCAACAATCCCATGATGGTTGCGACCTACCTCGCGGTGATCAAGGCCGGCGGCATTGTCGTGGCGACGATGCCGCTGCTGCGCGCCAAGGAGCTGTCATATCCGATCCAAAAGGCGGACATCGCGCTGGCGCTCTGCGATGGAAAGCTGTCCGAGGAAATGGAGAAGGCGAAAGCTGCCGCGCCCGGTCTCGAGCGCGTCGTCTATTGGGGCAACGGCGCGGCGGACTCGCTGGAGGCGTTGATCGCGGATGCAAGTCCGGAGTTCAGGGCGGTCGACACCGCCGCCGATGACATCTGCTTGATCGCGTTCACGTCAGGCACGACAGGTGATCCCAAGGGCACCATGCATTTTCACCGGGATATGCTGGCGGTGTGTGACGGCTATGCGCGCAATATTTTGCGGGCCGAGCAGAAAGATCGTTTTGTCGGCTCGGCACCACTCGCGTTCACGTTCGGCTTCGGCGGCGTGCTGTTTCCGATGCACATCGGCGCCTCGTTCGTGGTTCTGGAAAAGACGGCGCCGGATGACATGCTGTCGGCGATCGAGCAGTACAAGACCACGGTGTGCTTTACCGCGCCGACCGCCTACCGGGCGATGCTCGGCAAGCTCGCGGGCCGCGATATCTCTTGTCTTAGAAAATGCGTCTCTGCGGGCGAGACGCTGCCCAAACCGACATTCGACGCCTGGCTCAAGGCGACCGGTATCAAGCTGATGGATGGCATCGGCTCGACCGAGCTGCTGCACATCTTCATCAGCGCGACGGAGGAGGAGATCCGCCCGGGTGCGACGGGGAAGCCGGTGCCGGGCTATGAGGCGAAGATCGTCGACGACGACGGCAACGACGTACCGCCCGGGACGATGGGGCGGCTTGCGGTTCGCGGCCCGACCGGCTGCCGCTATCTCGCCGACGAGCGCCAGCGCAAATATGTCCAGAACGGCTGGAACATCACCGGCGATACCTATCTGATGGATAGCGACGGCTACTTCTGGTACCAGTCGCGCTCCGACGACATGATCGTGTCGGCCGGCTACAACATCGCGGGCACCGACGTCGAAGCAGCGCTGCTCACGCATCCCGCGGTGGTGGAATGCGGTGTCGTCGGCGCGCCCGACGAGGCGCGGGGAATGATCGTGAAGGCCTATGTCGTTGCCGCGCCGGGCGTGGCGCCGGATGCGCAGCTTGCGGCCGAGTTGCAGGAGCACGTCAAGCGCGAGATCGCGCCTTACAAGTATCCGCGCGCGATCGAGTTTGTGACGCAGTTGCCGAAGACCGAGACCGGCAAGTTGAAGCGTTTCGCCTTGCGGCAATTGGCGCAGGCTGCGACCTCGGGCGTCGCGGCGGAATGA
- a CDS encoding flavin-dependent oxidoreductase produces MKAIIVGGGIGGLTTALMLRSRGIGCEIFEQAETIRELGVGINTLPHAMRELAGLGLLQKLDEVAIRTDQLYYLNRHGQEVWREARGIDAGHDVPQFSIHRGRLQGVIHHAVEERLGPQSIHTGCRLGAFTQDEGGVTAYFFDRSGGHAHTARGDILIGADGIHSRVRETLFPNEGPPCWNGLMLWRGARDWPLFLTGKSMIVAGGLNAKVVVYPIAEGSSPASRLTNWAVLVKVGEGNAPPPRKEDWSRPGRREELMPHVARFSVPYIDVKSLISATPEFYEYPTCDRDPLPHWSSGRVTLLGDAAHPMYPVGSNGASQAILDARCLADALVRAEHPRQALVEYEKKRLPMTAEIVRSNRRGGPEGVIDAVEQLAPDGFDNVDNVLSYSQREAIVRGYATKAGFAAVPGLAAVRA; encoded by the coding sequence ATGAAGGCGATTATCGTCGGTGGCGGTATCGGAGGTCTCACCACGGCGTTGATGTTGCGCTCGCGCGGCATCGGTTGCGAGATTTTCGAGCAGGCCGAAACGATCCGTGAGCTCGGTGTTGGCATCAATACGCTGCCGCACGCCATGCGCGAGCTCGCCGGGCTCGGCCTGCTGCAGAAGCTCGACGAGGTCGCGATCCGGACCGACCAGCTCTACTATCTCAACCGCCACGGCCAGGAAGTCTGGCGCGAAGCCCGCGGCATCGATGCTGGCCACGATGTGCCGCAATTCTCGATCCATCGCGGCCGGCTTCAGGGTGTCATCCATCACGCCGTCGAGGAGCGGCTCGGTCCGCAGTCGATCCACACCGGCTGCCGCCTCGGCGCTTTCACGCAGGACGAGGGCGGCGTCACGGCTTATTTCTTCGATCGGTCGGGCGGGCACGCCCATACTGCGCGCGGCGATATTCTGATCGGTGCCGATGGCATACATTCGCGCGTGCGCGAGACGTTGTTCCCGAACGAGGGGCCGCCCTGCTGGAACGGCTTGATGCTGTGGCGCGGCGCGCGGGATTGGCCGCTCTTCCTCACCGGTAAATCGATGATCGTGGCCGGCGGCCTCAACGCCAAGGTCGTGGTCTATCCGATCGCGGAGGGATCGAGCCCCGCGAGCCGCCTTACCAACTGGGCGGTGCTGGTAAAGGTCGGTGAGGGCAACGCGCCGCCGCCTCGCAAGGAAGACTGGTCGCGGCCGGGCCGGCGCGAGGAGCTGATGCCGCATGTGGCGCGCTTCTCCGTGCCTTATATCGACGTGAAAAGCCTGATCTCCGCGACTCCCGAATTCTACGAATATCCGACCTGCGACCGCGATCCCTTGCCCCACTGGTCGTCCGGGCGGGTCACGCTGCTCGGCGATGCCGCGCATCCGATGTACCCGGTCGGGTCTAACGGCGCGTCGCAGGCGATCCTCGATGCACGCTGCCTTGCCGACGCGCTGGTGCGCGCCGAGCATCCGCGTCAGGCGCTGGTCGAATACGAGAAGAAGCGCCTGCCGATGACGGCGGAGATCGTCCGCTCCAATCGCCGCGGCGGTCCTGAGGGCGTCATCGACGCGGTCGAGCAGCTCGCGCCCGACGGCTTCGACAATGTCGACAACGTCCTGAGCTATTCGCAGCGCGAGGCGATCGTGCGCGGTTACGCGACCAAAGCGGGCTTCGCCGCTGTGCCCGGCCTCGCCGCAGTCCGCGCCTGA
- a CDS encoding cupin domain-containing protein: MKSEITGITRANEGIQGISWNILGQTYVPKSYAEHSFSWHATLPPGTFVPPHIHPDQDEYLYMLEGKLDFMLGNSEAQATAGDLIRLGMGVPHGIFNKSEQIAKVLFWVSPSRKLYELFWGLHNMKEQKPEDVVAMAAEFNIHFLPPPPGG; the protein is encoded by the coding sequence ATGAAGAGCGAGATCACCGGCATCACACGGGCCAATGAGGGGATCCAGGGCATTTCCTGGAATATCCTCGGCCAGACCTATGTGCCGAAGAGCTACGCGGAGCACAGCTTCTCCTGGCATGCGACGCTGCCGCCGGGCACGTTCGTGCCGCCGCACATTCATCCCGATCAGGATGAGTATCTCTACATGCTGGAGGGAAAACTCGACTTCATGCTCGGCAATTCCGAGGCACAGGCAACCGCAGGCGATCTGATTCGGCTCGGCATGGGTGTGCCACACGGCATCTTCAACAAGTCGGAGCAGATCGCAAAGGTGCTGTTCTGGGTCTCGCCAAGCCGCAAGCTCTACGAGCTGTTCTGGGGCCTTCACAACATGAAGGAACAGAAGCCGGAGGACGTGGTGGCGATGGCCGCCGAGTTCAACATCCACTTTCTGCCGCCGCCGCCGGGCGGCTAG
- a CDS encoding MarR family transcriptional regulator yields the protein MPAVSDHTKMLDSETKAVELPEDHAEELRLWLRLLTCTTLIEGEVRGRLRQRFDVTLPRFDLMAQLDKAPDGMTLSDVSKRMMVSNGNVTGLVERLVESGHLDRRTSDTDRRVQVIRLTKLGRAEFRRMAAEHETWIADLFADLTPKDVRELMRLLAKTKASAQKSAGRRRA from the coding sequence ATGCCTGCCGTCAGTGACCACACCAAGATGCTCGATTCCGAGACCAAGGCCGTCGAACTTCCGGAGGATCATGCCGAAGAGCTTCGGCTGTGGCTGCGGCTGTTGACCTGTACGACCCTGATCGAGGGCGAGGTCCGCGGTCGGCTGCGGCAGCGGTTCGATGTCACACTGCCGCGCTTCGATCTGATGGCGCAGCTCGACAAGGCGCCTGACGGCATGACTCTGTCCGACGTCTCCAAGCGCATGATGGTGTCCAACGGCAACGTGACCGGCCTCGTCGAGCGTCTCGTGGAATCCGGCCATCTCGATCGTCGCACCTCCGACACGGATCGTCGCGTCCAGGTGATCCGGCTCACGAAGCTCGGCCGTGCCGAGTTTCGCAGGATGGCTGCCGAACACGAGACCTGGATCGCCGATCTCTTCGCCGATCTCACGCCGAAAGACGTGCGCGAGCTGATGCGGCTGCTGGCCAAGACCAAGGCGTCGGCGCAGAAATCGGCCGGTCGCCGCCGGGCCTGA
- a CDS encoding ABC transporter substrate-binding protein, which translates to MKKQSTFAAIALLLGTTANPALAEEKIKIGVVLTLSGPAAALGQQVRDGFALAVKDLGGKMGGKMGGRDVEVIVADDELKPDAAVTKVKGLLERDKVDFMVGPIFSNILQAIHRPVTASKVFLISPNAGPSTYAGKDCNPFFYVTSYQNDQVHEILGKVAQDRGYKRMYLMVPNYQAGKDSVAGFKLDYKGEIVEESYMPLNTLDFQPELSKISSQKPDALFTFMPGGLGVNLVKQYRQAGLADTVPVLSAFTVDESTLPAQQDAAVGMFGGANWAPNLDNPQNKKFVAAYEAAYNGVPGTYAFQAYDAAMLIDSAVKAVKGDLSKKDAVAAALKKADFTSLRGSFKFNTNGYPIQDFYLTKVAKRPDGKFQTEIVQKVFENYGDRYAKDCKPAN; encoded by the coding sequence ATGAAGAAGCAATCGACATTTGCCGCAATCGCCCTGCTGCTCGGCACCACGGCCAATCCCGCCCTCGCCGAGGAGAAGATCAAGATCGGCGTGGTCCTTACTCTATCGGGTCCCGCCGCCGCGCTCGGCCAGCAGGTCCGCGACGGCTTTGCGCTCGCAGTCAAGGACCTGGGCGGCAAGATGGGCGGCAAGATGGGCGGCCGCGATGTCGAGGTGATCGTGGCCGATGACGAGTTGAAGCCGGACGCGGCCGTCACCAAGGTCAAGGGACTGCTCGAGCGCGACAAGGTCGACTTCATGGTCGGGCCGATCTTCTCCAACATCCTCCAGGCGATCCACCGGCCCGTCACGGCGTCGAAGGTGTTCCTGATCAGCCCCAATGCCGGCCCGTCGACTTATGCCGGCAAGGACTGCAACCCGTTCTTCTATGTGACGTCGTACCAGAACGATCAGGTCCACGAGATCCTTGGCAAGGTCGCGCAGGATCGCGGCTACAAGCGCATGTACCTGATGGTGCCGAACTATCAGGCCGGTAAGGATTCGGTGGCGGGTTTCAAGCTCGACTACAAGGGCGAGATTGTCGAAGAGTCCTACATGCCGCTGAATACGCTGGACTTCCAGCCGGAGCTTTCCAAGATTTCATCGCAGAAGCCCGACGCGCTCTTCACGTTCATGCCGGGCGGCCTCGGCGTCAATCTCGTCAAGCAATACCGGCAGGCCGGCCTTGCCGATACCGTGCCGGTGCTGTCGGCGTTCACGGTCGACGAATCGACGCTGCCGGCACAGCAGGACGCCGCGGTCGGCATGTTCGGCGGCGCGAACTGGGCACCCAATCTCGACAACCCGCAGAACAAGAAGTTCGTCGCCGCCTATGAGGCCGCCTACAACGGCGTGCCCGGCACCTATGCGTTCCAGGCCTATGACGCCGCGATGCTTATCGACAGCGCTGTCAAGGCCGTGAAAGGCGACCTCTCCAAGAAGGACGCCGTCGCGGCTGCCTTGAAGAAGGCCGACTTCACCTCGCTGCGCGGCTCGTTCAAGTTCAACACCAACGGCTATCCGATCCAGGACTTCTATCTGACCAAGGTCGCCAAGCGTCCGGACGGCAAGTTCCAGACCGAGATCGTTCAGAAGGTTTTCGAGAACTATGGCGACCGTTATGCCAAGGACTGCAAGCCCGCAAATTAG
- a CDS encoding RidA family protein yields the protein MSVTTPKGPQLAVLSATAVDEAPSAAQILQPAGWPMPKGYANGMAAEGRIVVTGGVIGWDAEECLADGFVAQVHQALSNIAAILAEAGAQPEHLVRLTWYVVDMDEYLANLKELGQVYRTIFGAHYPAMALVQVVRLVEKAARVEIEATAVVPR from the coding sequence TTGTCCGTGACCACCCCGAAAGGTCCGCAACTCGCAGTGCTGTCCGCCACGGCCGTGGATGAAGCGCCTTCAGCCGCGCAAATCCTCCAGCCCGCCGGCTGGCCGATGCCGAAGGGCTATGCCAACGGCATGGCCGCGGAAGGCCGCATCGTCGTCACTGGCGGGGTGATCGGCTGGGATGCCGAGGAATGCCTGGCGGATGGCTTCGTCGCGCAGGTGCATCAGGCGCTGAGCAACATCGCGGCGATCCTCGCCGAGGCCGGCGCGCAGCCCGAGCATCTCGTGCGCCTGACCTGGTACGTCGTCGACATGGACGAGTACCTCGCGAACCTGAAGGAGCTGGGACAGGTGTACCGGACGATCTTTGGTGCGCACTATCCGGCGATGGCACTGGTCCAGGTCGTCCGCCTCGTCGAGAAGGCGGCGCGCGTCGAAATCGAAGCCACCGCCGTCGTTCCTCGCTGA
- a CDS encoding bifunctional salicylyl-CoA 5-hydroxylase/oxidoreductase yields the protein MKVAIIGGGPAGLYAAILLKKQRPSAEITVYERNRADDTFGFGVVFSDATLDNFEKHDLPSYRRITREFAYWDDIAVHFRGTVHRVGGNGFCGCSRRKLLLILQERARELGVNLRFEVDIDDESRFADADLILLADGINSRFREKYVDHFQPEIDLRTNMFAWMGSTKPLDAFTFIFQETEWGPFIAHAYQYEAGHSTWIFETDPATFERAGLKGLNEIQSAARMAEIFGWFLDGHPLLTNRSMWRNFPMIRSKRWVKDNIVLLGDAKASAHFSIGSGTKLAMEDAIALAEAMQAAPDIKTALQLYEHGRREEVEKTQHAADVSLVWFEHVDRFWDFDPVQFAFGVMTRSKAITYDNLRLRAPAFVAEVDKSFAKRVRNSGFDIDTDKPLVPLFQPFRLREMEVANRAVMSPMCMYSAKEGVPTDFHLVHYGSRAIGGAGLIFTEMACVSRDARITPGCAGLWNDEQETAWRRIVDFVHANSAAKICLQLGHAGRKGATKLMWDGMDRPLEEGGWEVFSASPLPYFPDSQVPRELDRAGMNAVRDAFVAAAERGERCGFDMLELHCAHGYLLASFISPLTNTRTDEYGGSLANRLRFPLEVFEALRAVWPPHKPMSVRISATDWAEGGITGDDAVEIARAFGEAGVDLIDVSTGQTVRDAQPIYGRMFQTPFSDQVRNEARVATMCVGNITTADQANTILAAGRADLVALGRPHLVDPFFTMKAAAWYGADGTFCPPQYLPGKDQIFRNSVRDRQDLEELRIKAKPKTRAELKAEATKPLAAE from the coding sequence ATGAAAGTCGCGATCATCGGTGGCGGACCTGCGGGTCTCTACGCTGCAATCCTGCTCAAGAAGCAGCGGCCGAGCGCCGAGATCACGGTATATGAACGCAATCGGGCCGACGACACCTTCGGCTTCGGCGTGGTGTTCTCGGATGCCACGCTGGACAATTTCGAGAAGCACGACCTTCCGAGCTATCGCCGCATCACCCGGGAATTCGCCTACTGGGACGACATCGCCGTGCATTTCCGCGGCACAGTACATCGGGTGGGCGGCAACGGCTTCTGCGGCTGTTCGCGGCGCAAGCTGCTCCTAATCCTGCAGGAGCGAGCGCGCGAGCTCGGCGTCAACCTGCGTTTCGAAGTCGATATTGACGACGAGTCCCGCTTCGCCGACGCCGATCTGATTCTGTTGGCCGACGGCATCAACAGCCGCTTCCGCGAAAAATACGTCGATCATTTCCAGCCGGAGATCGACCTGCGCACCAACATGTTCGCTTGGATGGGCTCGACCAAGCCGCTCGATGCCTTCACTTTCATCTTCCAGGAGACCGAGTGGGGCCCGTTCATCGCCCACGCCTATCAGTACGAAGCCGGTCATTCGACCTGGATTTTCGAAACCGATCCGGCGACGTTTGAACGCGCGGGTTTGAAGGGATTGAACGAGATCCAGTCCGCCGCGCGGATGGCCGAGATCTTCGGCTGGTTCCTCGATGGGCATCCACTGCTCACCAATCGCTCGATGTGGCGCAATTTTCCGATGATCCGCAGCAAGCGCTGGGTCAAGGACAACATCGTGCTGCTCGGCGACGCCAAGGCGAGCGCGCATTTCTCGATCGGGTCGGGCACTAAGCTTGCGATGGAGGACGCGATCGCGCTTGCCGAGGCGATGCAGGCTGCGCCCGACATCAAGACCGCGCTCCAGCTTTATGAGCACGGTCGCCGCGAGGAGGTGGAGAAAACACAGCACGCCGCCGACGTCTCGCTGGTCTGGTTCGAGCATGTCGACCGCTTCTGGGATTTTGATCCCGTGCAGTTCGCCTTCGGCGTGATGACGCGCTCGAAGGCGATCACCTATGACAATCTCAGGCTTCGCGCGCCCGCTTTCGTCGCCGAGGTCGACAAGTCGTTTGCCAAGCGGGTCCGCAACAGCGGCTTCGATATCGACACCGACAAGCCGTTGGTGCCGCTGTTCCAGCCGTTCCGCTTGCGCGAGATGGAAGTTGCCAATCGCGCCGTGATGTCGCCGATGTGCATGTACTCGGCGAAAGAGGGCGTTCCGACCGATTTCCATCTGGTGCATTACGGATCGCGCGCGATCGGGGGCGCCGGCCTGATCTTCACGGAGATGGCCTGCGTCAGCCGCGACGCCCGGATCACGCCTGGCTGTGCTGGCTTGTGGAATGACGAGCAGGAGACCGCCTGGCGGCGCATCGTGGATTTCGTTCACGCCAATTCGGCCGCGAAGATTTGCCTGCAACTGGGACACGCCGGCCGCAAGGGCGCGACGAAGCTGATGTGGGACGGCATGGATCGGCCGCTGGAGGAGGGCGGCTGGGAGGTGTTCTCGGCATCGCCGCTGCCGTACTTCCCCGACAGCCAGGTGCCGCGCGAGCTCGACCGCGCCGGGATGAATGCGGTGAGAGACGCTTTCGTCGCGGCCGCCGAACGCGGCGAGCGCTGCGGCTTCGACATGCTCGAATTGCATTGCGCCCACGGCTATCTGCTCGCGAGCTTCATCTCGCCGCTCACGAATACCCGCACGGACGAGTATGGCGGCTCTCTTGCCAACCGCCTGCGCTTCCCGCTCGAGGTCTTCGAAGCACTGCGGGCGGTGTGGCCGCCGCACAAACCGATGTCGGTGCGCATTTCTGCAACCGACTGGGCCGAGGGCGGGATCACCGGCGACGACGCCGTCGAGATCGCGCGCGCGTTTGGCGAGGCCGGTGTCGACCTCATCGACGTTTCGACCGGGCAGACCGTGCGCGACGCGCAGCCAATCTACGGACGCATGTTCCAGACGCCGTTTTCCGACCAGGTCCGCAACGAGGCGCGCGTGGCCACCATGTGCGTCGGCAACATCACGACCGCAGATCAGGCCAACACCATTTTGGCCGCCGGCCGCGCGGACCTCGTGGCGCTCGGTCGGCCGCATCTGGTCGATCCGTTCTTCACCATGAAAGCGGCGGCTTGGTACGGGGCGGACGGGACGTTCTGCCCGCCGCAATATCTGCCCGGCAAGGACCAGATATTCCGCAACAGCGTGCGCGACCGGCAGGATCTCGAGGAGCTGAGAATTAAGGCTAAGCCCAAGACCCGGGCCGAGCTCAAAGCGGAGGCGACAAAGCCGCTTGCGGCGGAGTGA